One part of the Sphingobacterium sp. LZ7M1 genome encodes these proteins:
- the catB gene encoding type B chloramphenicol O-acetyltransferase: MKNYFESPFKGKIIKDHITNPNIISGKYSYYSGYYHGHSFDDCARYLFPDRNDVDKLIIGSYCSIGSGASFIMAGNQGHKYDWISSFPFFYMSEFDVFSKSQDGFQKAGDTVVGNDVWIGSEAMIMPGVQIGDGAVIGSRALVTKDVEPYSIVGGNPAKLIKKRFSDDDIQKLQEMKWWEWDEETLFEAMPILCSNKIDLLYKFFRKMK; the protein is encoded by the coding sequence ATGAAAAATTACTTCGAAAGTCCTTTTAAAGGAAAAATAATCAAAGACCACATAACTAATCCCAATATAATTTCGGGTAAATATTCTTATTATTCTGGTTATTATCACGGTCATTCATTTGACGATTGTGCTCGTTATCTGTTTCCGGACAGGAATGATGTCGATAAACTAATTATCGGTTCTTATTGTTCAATAGGGAGCGGTGCAAGTTTCATAATGGCAGGTAATCAAGGTCATAAATATGATTGGATTTCCAGTTTTCCATTTTTTTATATGTCTGAATTTGATGTTTTCAGTAAAAGCCAAGATGGATTTCAAAAAGCAGGAGATACAGTTGTTGGGAATGATGTTTGGATTGGTAGTGAAGCTATGATAATGCCAGGAGTTCAGATAGGAGATGGAGCTGTTATTGGCAGTCGTGCTTTGGTTACAAAAGATGTTGAACCTTATTCAATTGTAGGGGGAAATCCAGCCAAATTGATAAAAAAGAGATTTAGTGATGATGACATCCAAAAATTGCAGGAAATGAAATGGTGGGAATGGGATGAAGAAACCCTTTTTGAAGCAATGCCAATTCTTTGTTCAAATAAAATCGATTTGTTGTACAAGTTTTTTAGAAAAATGAAATGA